Proteins from a genomic interval of Streptomyces sp. NBC_01445:
- a CDS encoding methylated-DNA--[protein]-cysteine S-methyltransferase: MNATGQKATGESAAEDRPGDGAGRTAVWAVVGTDIGPLLLAATDAGLVNVVFHASPAVRDSAVERLGSRLGTEPVEAPDSPLLTEPIRQLKAYFAGERRDFELPLDWSLISGFNRQVLRELASGVPFGSVVGYGDLAGRVGQPGAAQAVGVAMGANPLPVVVPCHRVVESDGGIGGFGGGLETKRQLLALEGVLPQPLF; encoded by the coding sequence ATGAACGCCACTGGGCAGAAAGCCACTGGGGAAAGCGCCGCCGAGGACAGGCCCGGAGACGGGGCCGGGCGCACGGCCGTCTGGGCCGTCGTCGGCACGGACATCGGGCCGCTGCTCCTCGCCGCGACGGACGCCGGCCTGGTGAATGTCGTCTTCCACGCCTCCCCCGCTGTGCGTGACTCCGCGGTCGAGCGGCTCGGTTCCCGGCTCGGGACCGAGCCGGTCGAGGCCCCGGACTCGCCGCTCCTGACCGAGCCCATACGCCAGCTGAAGGCCTACTTCGCCGGTGAGCGGCGCGACTTCGAGCTGCCGCTCGACTGGTCGCTGATCTCCGGGTTCAACCGACAGGTCCTGCGCGAGCTGGCGTCCGGCGTCCCGTTCGGCTCGGTCGTCGGTTACGGGGATCTGGCGGGCCGCGTCGGACAGCCGGGGGCGGCGCAGGCGGTGGGCGTGGCCATGGGCGCCAATCCGCTGCCGGTCGTGGTGCCGTGCCACCGTGTCGTGGAGAGCGACGGCGGCATCGGCGGATTCGGTGGCGGCCTGGAGACGAAGCGGCAACTGCTCGCGCTGGAGGGTGTCCTTCCGCAGCCGCTGTTCTGA
- a CDS encoding glycerophosphodiester phosphodiesterase — MSARAATATAALVGFVGVLVLPTTAEAAQEHGGPAVVAHRGASGYAPENTLKAIDKADRLGFDWVENDVQRTKDGRLVVIHDTNLARTTNVEQVFPGRAPYNVGDFTAAEIAELDAGAWKGAEFTGARVPTLTQYLDRIDHNHQKLLMEIKAPELYPGIEKDILRVLGKEGWLNRDHVRNRLVIQSFSADSVRTVHKHRPDITTGFLGTPAEGDLPRYAQFADRINPSNGTISAGYVAAVHAFRGPHGKRLKLFTWTVNDAATARRVAGLGVDGIISNFPDVVRKAVGGGR; from the coding sequence GTGTCCGCACGCGCAGCCACCGCGACCGCCGCCCTGGTGGGATTCGTCGGCGTCCTGGTCCTCCCCACCACCGCCGAGGCGGCACAGGAGCACGGCGGACCCGCCGTCGTCGCACACCGCGGCGCCTCCGGGTACGCGCCCGAGAACACCCTCAAGGCCATCGACAAGGCCGACAGGCTCGGCTTCGACTGGGTCGAGAACGACGTGCAGCGCACCAAGGACGGCCGGCTCGTCGTCATCCACGACACGAATCTGGCGCGCACCACGAACGTGGAGCAGGTCTTCCCCGGCCGCGCCCCGTACAACGTCGGCGACTTCACCGCCGCGGAGATCGCCGAGCTCGACGCCGGCGCCTGGAAGGGCGCCGAGTTCACCGGCGCCCGTGTCCCGACCCTCACCCAGTACCTGGACCGGATCGACCACAACCACCAGAAGCTCCTCATGGAGATCAAGGCACCGGAACTCTACCCGGGCATCGAGAAGGACATCCTGCGCGTGCTCGGCAAGGAGGGCTGGCTCAACCGCGATCACGTCAGGAACCGCCTGGTGATCCAGAGCTTCAGCGCCGACAGCGTACGGACCGTGCACAAACACCGCCCGGACATCACGACGGGTTTCCTCGGCACCCCCGCCGAGGGCGACCTGCCCCGGTACGCCCAGTTCGCCGACCGGATCAACCCCAGCAACGGGACGATCTCGGCCGGATACGTCGCCGCGGTGCACGCCTTCAGGGGACCGCACGGCAAGCGCCTGAAGCTCTTCACCTGGACCGTGAACGACGCGGCGACCGCGCGGCGCGTGGCCGGCCTCGGCGTGGACGGCATCATCTCGAACTTCCCCGACGTCGTGCGCAAGGCGGTGGGCGGCGGCCGGTAG